The Nitriliruptor alkaliphilus DSM 45188 genome includes a region encoding these proteins:
- the recF gene encoding DNA replication/repair protein RecF (All proteins in this family for which functions are known are DNA-binding proteins that assist the filamentation of RecA onto DNA for the initiation of recombination or recombinational repair.), giving the protein MHLRRIELVDVRSYDRAALHLDPGVTVLVGRNAQGKTNLLEAVLRAATGGSHRVASDAPLVRAGADLGVIRCEVVTDEGRRRTIELEVGTGRRTRTKVDGQDVRRAADAAGVLRVVLFAPEDVAIVRGDPAERRRFLDDLLSQRRPAFAAARGEYERVLRQRNQLLKQARGLTGSAREGAGATLEVWTEQLVTHGTQLLAARIAAVRALAGPVDAAYRDLADRPEPVGLTYRSSTGVVIDGHAEVDERVPDPGPLADAMRTALAEVAHEEVQRGLTLVGPHRDELELSIGPLPARGYSSHGEAWSLALSLKLATEAVLAEVGDRPVVLLDDVFAELDVVRRGKLADACAAFDQVLVTAAVEEDVPLEGVRVDVTIDGGVSQLSVRGAVA; this is encoded by the coding sequence TTGCACCTGCGCCGCATCGAGCTCGTCGACGTGCGCAGCTACGACCGGGCGGCCCTGCACCTCGATCCGGGGGTGACCGTCCTCGTCGGGCGCAACGCCCAGGGCAAGACCAACCTGCTCGAGGCGGTGCTGCGGGCGGCGACGGGCGGCTCGCACCGGGTGGCCTCGGATGCGCCGCTGGTCCGGGCGGGCGCCGACCTCGGTGTCATCCGGTGCGAGGTCGTCACCGACGAGGGCCGCCGGCGCACCATCGAGCTCGAGGTGGGCACCGGCCGACGTACCCGCACGAAGGTGGACGGGCAGGACGTTCGGCGGGCCGCGGACGCGGCGGGGGTGCTGCGGGTCGTGCTGTTCGCACCCGAGGACGTGGCGATCGTGCGCGGGGATCCAGCCGAACGACGCCGGTTCCTCGACGATCTGCTGTCCCAGCGCCGACCGGCGTTCGCCGCCGCACGCGGTGAGTACGAGCGGGTGCTGCGCCAACGCAACCAGCTGCTCAAGCAGGCCCGGGGCCTGACCGGCAGCGCCCGCGAGGGGGCCGGCGCCACGCTCGAGGTCTGGACCGAGCAGCTGGTCACCCACGGCACCCAGCTCCTGGCCGCACGGATCGCGGCGGTCCGGGCGCTGGCCGGCCCGGTCGACGCTGCCTACCGCGACCTCGCCGATCGTCCCGAACCGGTGGGACTGACCTACCGGTCCTCCACCGGGGTGGTGATCGACGGGCACGCCGAGGTCGACGAGCGGGTCCCCGATCCAGGGCCGCTCGCCGACGCGATGCGCACGGCCCTCGCGGAGGTGGCGCACGAGGAGGTCCAGCGGGGGCTGACCCTCGTCGGTCCGCACCGCGACGAGCTGGAGCTGTCGATCGGCCCGCTGCCCGCACGGGGCTACAGCTCGCACGGGGAGGCGTGGTCGCTGGCGCTGTCGCTCAAGCTCGCCACCGAGGCGGTGCTCGCCGAGGTGGGTGACCGACCCGTGGTGCTGCTCGACGACGTGTTCGCCGAGCTCGACGTGGTCCGCCGAGGCAAGCTCGCGGACGCCTGCGCGGCTTTCGACCAGGTCCTGGTGACCGCTGCCGTGGAGGAGGACGTGCCTCTCGAGGGTGTGCGCGTCGACGTCACCATCGACGGGGGCGTCTCCCAGCTGTCGGTGCGGGGAGCGGTCGCGTGA
- the dnaN gene encoding DNA polymerase III subunit beta, which yields MELVAERAEFADAVSWATRTVGARVTLPALSGVLLEAADGKLTCRATDLEVAAEIRIPVRIEQPGRVLLPGRLLSQLVAKFPDAPVHVKGEPDRVEITCGRATFHVRGMPVDDFPALPEPAEDAPQGVVKADAFARLVAQVARAASSDEARPVLTGVQLEAAAGSLTAAATDSYRLAVRSLTWDQGVEGTALVPARALQEAAKAGADAGGAVTVALEAGQVSFLFGDRRLTTRLIEGTFPNYRALLPDAHETTVVVERAALVEALQRVAVVAMGQANTPISLTFGDGSVDLQAGSQEVGDAAEALPAEIDGEGLTIAFNPAFLLAGLEATGTERIRIELRDGLKPAVLRPHVDADDATDDFTYLLMPMRVS from the coding sequence GTGGAGCTCGTCGCCGAGCGCGCAGAGTTCGCTGACGCCGTGTCGTGGGCGACCCGCACCGTCGGGGCCCGCGTCACGCTGCCGGCGCTGTCCGGCGTGCTGCTCGAAGCCGCCGACGGCAAGCTGACCTGCCGAGCCACCGACCTCGAGGTCGCGGCCGAGATCCGGATACCGGTCCGGATCGAGCAGCCCGGTCGCGTGCTGCTGCCAGGTCGCCTGCTGAGCCAACTGGTCGCCAAGTTCCCGGATGCCCCGGTGCACGTGAAGGGCGAGCCGGACCGCGTGGAGATCACCTGCGGCCGCGCGACCTTCCACGTCCGTGGCATGCCGGTCGACGACTTCCCGGCCCTGCCCGAACCCGCCGAGGACGCCCCGCAGGGCGTGGTCAAGGCCGACGCCTTCGCACGCCTGGTGGCCCAGGTCGCCCGGGCCGCGTCCTCCGACGAGGCACGCCCGGTGCTGACCGGCGTGCAGCTCGAGGCCGCCGCCGGCTCGCTGACCGCGGCCGCGACCGACAGCTACCGCCTCGCGGTCCGGTCACTGACCTGGGACCAGGGCGTCGAGGGGACCGCGCTGGTCCCGGCGCGGGCGCTCCAGGAGGCCGCCAAGGCCGGGGCCGACGCCGGTGGCGCGGTCACCGTGGCGCTCGAGGCCGGCCAGGTGTCGTTCCTGTTCGGCGACCGACGCCTGACCACCCGCCTCATCGAAGGCACCTTCCCGAACTACCGGGCTCTGCTGCCCGACGCCCACGAAACCACCGTCGTGGTCGAGCGGGCCGCCCTCGTCGAAGCGCTCCAGCGCGTCGCCGTCGTGGCGATGGGGCAGGCCAACACACCCATCAGCCTGACGTTCGGCGACGGGTCGGTCGACCTGCAGGCCGGCAGCCAGGAGGTCGGTGACGCGGCCGAGGCGCTGCCCGCCGAGATCGACGGCGAGGGACTGACGATCGCGTTCAACCCGGCGTTCCTGCTCGCGGGGCTCGAGGCCACCGGCACCGAGCGGATCCGCATCGAGCTGCGTGACGGCCTCAAGCCCGCGGTGCTACGGCCCCACGTCGACGCGGACGACGCCACCGACGATTTCACCTACCTGCTGATGCCGATGCGGGTCTCTTGA
- the dnaA gene encoding chromosomal replication initiator protein DnaA has translation MSRPSTLDLDTLWGDARDEVMRAVTSTAQRQWLEATRPVGYTDDVVVLATPHDFARAWLETRCGELIRSALSDAAGRHLTVVITVQPRPEPVGDLGASDAALAPPAAHTAPQTTPEEPTALTERSPSGPSADPDGAREHRPTPPSLRDERREDRAWASGPSAPTGAPTRDSGDEPRATEPPTPLRPHEQGRPLEAPGRPPGPVVELPDPRPRPRDEVEPDTQLNPKYSFDDFVIGSSNRFAHAAAVAVSEAPAKSYNPLFIYGGAGLGKTHLLHAIGHYVRNLYPRLSVRYVTTEQFTNEFINAIRDDRITGFQRLYRQADVLLIDDIQFLEQKERTQEEFFHTFNALHNAEKQIVISSDRPPKQIAQLEDRLRSRFEWGLMTDVQPPDLETRIAILRKKCESDRLGVPPDVLELIASKVQSNIRELEGALIRVSAFASLQQAPPDAQMAELVLKDLFPDDREQEVGVSLIMDEVADFFTLTVADLCSPSRNRQLVTARQIAMYLARELTDLSLPVIGKAFGGRDHTTVMHANKKIAGLMQERRAIYDQVQELTGRVKTRARRG, from the coding sequence GTGTCGCGACCCTCGACGCTCGACCTCGACACCCTCTGGGGTGACGCACGCGACGAGGTGATGCGGGCGGTGACATCGACCGCGCAGCGTCAGTGGCTCGAGGCGACCCGGCCGGTCGGTTACACCGACGATGTCGTGGTGCTCGCCACGCCGCACGACTTCGCCCGTGCCTGGCTCGAGACGCGCTGCGGTGAGCTCATCCGCTCGGCCCTCAGCGATGCCGCCGGCCGCCACCTGACCGTGGTGATCACCGTCCAGCCCCGTCCCGAGCCGGTCGGTGACCTCGGTGCCTCCGATGCGGCCTTGGCGCCCCCCGCCGCCCACACCGCGCCCCAGACCACACCCGAGGAGCCGACCGCTCTCACCGAGCGGTCTCCGAGCGGTCCGAGCGCGGACCCGGACGGCGCCCGCGAGCACCGACCGACCCCACCGAGCCTGCGTGACGAGCGTCGTGAGGATCGTGCGTGGGCCAGCGGCCCCTCGGCACCAACCGGCGCTCCGACCCGCGACTCTGGCGACGAGCCCAGGGCCACCGAGCCCCCGACGCCCTTGCGTCCCCACGAGCAGGGACGGCCGCTGGAGGCCCCCGGTCGCCCGCCCGGTCCCGTGGTCGAGCTCCCCGACCCGCGGCCACGCCCACGCGACGAGGTCGAGCCTGACACCCAGCTCAACCCCAAGTACTCCTTCGACGACTTCGTCATCGGTAGCTCGAACCGGTTCGCACACGCGGCGGCCGTGGCCGTCTCCGAGGCGCCCGCCAAGTCCTACAACCCGCTGTTCATCTACGGCGGCGCAGGGCTCGGAAAGACCCACCTGCTGCACGCCATCGGCCACTACGTCCGCAACCTCTACCCGCGGTTGTCGGTCCGATACGTGACCACCGAGCAGTTCACCAACGAGTTCATCAACGCCATCCGCGACGACCGGATCACCGGCTTCCAGCGGCTGTACCGCCAGGCAGACGTCCTCCTGATCGACGACATCCAGTTCCTCGAGCAGAAGGAACGCACCCAGGAGGAGTTTTTCCACACCTTCAACGCGCTGCACAACGCCGAGAAGCAGATCGTCATCTCCAGCGACCGGCCGCCCAAGCAGATCGCGCAGCTCGAGGACCGGCTGCGTAGCCGCTTCGAGTGGGGGCTGATGACCGACGTCCAGCCGCCCGACCTCGAGACCCGGATCGCCATCCTGCGCAAGAAGTGCGAGTCCGACCGTCTCGGTGTCCCCCCGGACGTGCTCGAGCTGATCGCCTCCAAGGTGCAGTCCAACATCCGTGAGCTCGAGGGCGCCCTCATCCGTGTCTCGGCCTTCGCAAGCCTCCAGCAGGCACCACCCGACGCGCAGATGGCCGAGCTGGTGCTCAAGGACCTGTTCCCCGACGACCGGGAGCAGGAGGTCGGCGTCTCGCTGATCATGGACGAGGTGGCGGACTTCTTCACCCTCACCGTCGCCGACCTGTGCTCCCCCTCGCGCAACCGCCAGCTGGTCACCGCGCGGCAGATCGCCATGTACCTGGCCCGCGAGCTGACCGACCTGTCCCTGCCGGTGATCGGCAAGGCGTTCGGTGGCCGCGACCACACCACCGTCATGCACGCCAACAAGAAGATCGCCGGGCTCATGCAGGAGCGTCGCGCCATCTACGACCAGGTCCAGGAGCTCACCGGCCGGGTCAAGACACGTGCGAGGCGAGGTTGA
- the rpmH gene encoding 50S ribosomal protein L34: MKRTFQPNNRRRSRKHGFRARMQTRAGRAIVKARRSRGRAKLSA, from the coding sequence GTGAAGCGTACGTTCCAGCCCAACAACCGTCGTCGGTCCCGGAAGCACGGGTTCCGCGCTCGGATGCAGACCCGTGCGGGCCGTGCCATCGTGAAGGCGCGGCGCTCGCGTGGCCGCGCCAAGCTGTCGGCCTGA
- the rnpA gene encoding ribonuclease P protein component: MAPIAPVDRLRDGRDIAAVLRGRRSRAGHLVVIHVRDADDATAPARVAVVASKKVGDAVSRNRAKRLMREAAVRVAWKPGTDVVLVARAACASSSLAPVHTEVVALAARLGVTRPLDPVAA, encoded by the coding sequence GTGGCGCCGATCGCTCCCGTCGACCGGCTGCGTGACGGCCGGGACATCGCCGCCGTCCTGCGTGGACGGCGGTCTCGTGCTGGGCACCTCGTGGTGATCCACGTGCGGGATGCCGACGATGCCACCGCGCCGGCGCGGGTCGCCGTGGTCGCCTCCAAGAAGGTCGGCGACGCCGTCTCCCGGAACCGGGCCAAGCGCCTGATGCGGGAGGCCGCGGTGCGGGTGGCCTGGAAGCCGGGGACCGACGTGGTCCTGGTGGCTCGCGCTGCGTGCGCGAGCTCGTCGCTCGCACCGGTCCACACCGAGGTGGTCGCGCTCGCGGCCCGCCTCGGCGTCACCCGCCCGCTCGATCCGGTCGCTGCGTGA
- the yidD gene encoding membrane protein insertion efficiency factor YidD, with translation MTDPDTSAPPHDGGGPADGPRRPSPLARLALGLLALYRATAVLRTPRCRFLPTCSGYAVEAVRTHGALRGSWLAIRRVGRCHPWNLGGFDPVPPRK, from the coding sequence GTGACCGACCCGGACACCTCCGCACCGCCCCACGACGGCGGGGGTCCAGCGGACGGGCCGCGCCGGCCCTCGCCGCTCGCGCGCCTCGCCCTCGGGCTGCTCGCGCTGTACCGGGCCACGGCCGTCCTCCGGACGCCGCGGTGCCGGTTCCTGCCGACCTGTTCGGGGTACGCCGTCGAGGCGGTCCGGACGCACGGCGCCCTCCGTGGCAGCTGGCTCGCCATCCGGCGCGTCGGTCGTTGCCACCCCTGGAACCTCGGCGGGTTCGACCCCGTCCCTCCGCGGAAGTAG
- a CDS encoding YidC/Oxa1 family membrane protein insertase: MSQIWNSILDVFESALAGLHDLFEPLAGQHAWGWAIIALTLIVRLLLLPLAIKQIRSMRAMQAIQPQMKALQKKHKVDRDLMKKDPEQYKAKKAKLNEEMMALYQEEGVNPAASCLPLLAQAPVFFALFNILRGPRAADLANEPFYFLTNFIPENADFSGLGANVSQAFWPGWLLIVLMAGTMFISQKQTMRSQPTANGDNPMAQQQKILLYVMPVFLAVISFNLPLGVLLYWVTTNAWQAVQQWFMLREVQHEVEEGTLAEHPGGEAAAKFKKGNGKANGKRSGKGKGGAAGKGPETGSGKSGKSGKSGKSGKPSKPSPGATSGKSGGSVNGDRASQAQDGEPTEPGETAEPGKPAKPGKPGRKGRSGADPSARANGTPKPSSKRDHIPRRRDRG; the protein is encoded by the coding sequence GTGTCTCAGATCTGGAACAGCATCCTCGACGTTTTCGAGAGCGCCCTCGCGGGGCTGCACGACCTGTTCGAGCCGCTCGCCGGGCAGCACGCCTGGGGCTGGGCGATCATCGCTCTCACGCTCATCGTCCGCCTGCTGCTGCTGCCCCTCGCGATCAAGCAGATCCGATCGATGCGTGCGATGCAGGCCATCCAGCCGCAGATGAAGGCGCTGCAGAAGAAGCACAAGGTCGACCGTGACCTGATGAAGAAGGACCCGGAGCAGTACAAGGCCAAGAAGGCCAAGCTCAACGAAGAGATGATGGCCCTCTACCAGGAGGAGGGCGTCAACCCGGCGGCATCGTGCCTGCCGCTCCTGGCCCAGGCCCCGGTGTTCTTCGCGCTGTTCAACATCCTGCGGGGACCCCGCGCGGCGGATCTGGCCAACGAGCCGTTCTACTTCCTGACCAACTTCATCCCCGAGAACGCCGACTTCAGCGGGCTCGGTGCGAACGTCAGCCAGGCCTTCTGGCCCGGGTGGCTGCTGATCGTCCTGATGGCCGGGACGATGTTCATCTCGCAGAAGCAGACGATGCGCAGCCAGCCCACCGCCAACGGCGACAACCCGATGGCGCAGCAGCAGAAGATCCTGCTGTACGTCATGCCGGTGTTCCTGGCCGTCATCTCGTTCAACCTGCCCCTCGGGGTCCTCCTGTACTGGGTCACCACCAACGCGTGGCAGGCCGTACAGCAGTGGTTCATGCTCCGCGAGGTCCAGCACGAGGTCGAGGAGGGCACGCTCGCCGAGCACCCCGGCGGCGAGGCTGCGGCCAAGTTCAAGAAGGGCAACGGCAAGGCCAACGGGAAGCGTTCCGGGAAGGGCAAGGGGGGCGCCGCCGGGAAGGGTCCCGAGACCGGTTCCGGCAAGTCCGGCAAGTCCGGCAAGTCCGGCAAGTCCGGCAAGCCCAGCAAGCCCAGCCCAGGGGCCACCAGCGGCAAGAGCGGTGGGTCCGTGAACGGCGACCGGGCGTCGCAGGCCCAGGACGGCGAGCCGACCGAACCCGGCGAGACCGCTGAGCCGGGGAAACCCGCCAAGCCCGGGAAGCCCGGGCGAAAGGGTAGGTCCGGCGCTGATCCGAGCGCACGGGCCAACGGCACCCCGAAGCCGTCCTCCAAGCGTGACCACATCCCGCGTCGCCGCGACCGCGGCTGA
- a CDS encoding protein jag yields the protein MSRRTDGRGPSFADALRAALADLLDADADHIVLRIDAPGVDDLQGRIALDLDIQAPVPEPEDDDAEESSAPRPERAASSDGTNGDGPADDDEPADRVVTIEDLEQEADAAADFLEGLLDALDLPGDIRIRTTADHAEVEVVEIGSGALIGRRGQTLEAIQELVRCALQREFQRRSRVKVDAEGYRARRLEKLIEKAEEAIDEVLDTGEPVRLEPMDVFERKSVHQIVADVDGVLSRSQGREPARRVVIERD from the coding sequence ATGAGCCGACGTACCGATGGACGTGGCCCGAGCTTCGCTGATGCACTGCGCGCTGCCCTGGCCGATCTGCTCGATGCCGATGCGGACCACATCGTGCTCCGCATCGACGCGCCGGGTGTCGATGACCTCCAGGGCCGGATCGCGCTCGACCTCGACATCCAGGCCCCCGTCCCCGAGCCGGAGGACGACGACGCGGAGGAGTCGAGCGCACCCCGTCCTGAACGGGCTGCGTCCTCGGACGGAACCAACGGCGACGGCCCCGCTGATGATGACGAGCCCGCCGACCGGGTGGTGACCATCGAGGATCTCGAGCAGGAGGCGGACGCGGCCGCGGACTTCCTCGAGGGTCTGCTCGATGCGTTGGACCTGCCCGGCGACATCCGCATCCGGACCACCGCGGATCATGCGGAGGTCGAGGTCGTGGAGATCGGCTCGGGCGCCTTGATCGGACGACGGGGCCAGACCCTCGAGGCCATCCAGGAACTGGTCCGGTGCGCCCTCCAGCGCGAGTTCCAGCGTCGCTCCCGCGTCAAGGTCGACGCGGAGGGGTACCGCGCCCGGCGGCTCGAGAAGCTCATCGAGAAGGCCGAGGAGGCGATCGACGAGGTGCTCGACACCGGCGAGCCCGTGCGGCTCGAGCCGATGGACGTGTTCGAACGGAAGTCGGTCCACCAGATCGTGGCCGACGTCGACGGTGTGTTGAGCCGCTCTCAGGGCCGTGAGCCGGCTCGCCGGGTGGTCATCGAGCGCGACTGA
- the rsmG gene encoding 16S rRNA (guanine(527)-N(7))-methyltransferase RsmG: MDLHPDALVRERLTRFAALVRASEHNLVSRRAREELESRHLPECVRLADVLPRGEQRVLDIGSGGGFPGMVLAIVRPDLEVHLLDATAKKTAFLAAAAQELGVHVTVHTGRAEELVRGASLAGGFDVVTARAVAPLDRLVTWAVPFLRPGGLLYAVKGQRWAEELEAARTAIAKLGASVVATPDDVHTPGDDLADLQPRVVMLARVS; this comes from the coding sequence GTGGACCTTCACCCCGATGCCCTCGTCCGGGAGCGCCTCACGCGCTTCGCGGCGCTCGTGCGTGCCAGCGAGCACAACCTGGTGTCCCGTCGCGCTCGCGAGGAGCTGGAGTCGCGCCACCTCCCCGAGTGCGTACGTCTCGCCGACGTGCTCCCCAGAGGGGAGCAACGCGTGCTCGACATCGGGTCGGGTGGGGGCTTTCCGGGGATGGTGCTGGCGATCGTCCGTCCCGATCTCGAAGTGCACCTGCTGGACGCGACGGCGAAGAAGACGGCGTTCCTGGCCGCTGCTGCGCAGGAGCTCGGTGTCCACGTGACGGTGCATACGGGTCGCGCCGAGGAGCTGGTGCGCGGCGCTTCACTCGCCGGCGGGTTCGACGTCGTCACCGCCCGCGCGGTCGCGCCGCTGGACCGGCTGGTCACCTGGGCGGTGCCGTTCCTGCGCCCAGGGGGGCTGCTCTACGCAGTGAAGGGTCAACGGTGGGCCGAGGAGCTCGAAGCTGCCCGGACCGCCATCGCCAAGCTCGGAGCCAGCGTCGTCGCGACGCCAGACGATGTCCACACCCCGGGCGATGACCTCGCGGACCTGCAACCCCGCGTTGTTATGCTCGCCCGCGTCAGCTGA
- the rpiA gene encoding ribose-5-phosphate isomerase RpiA encodes MSDAGKRAAGEAAAAMVEDGMRLGLGTGSTVAFFLDALGARGLAVSGVPTSDWTAQRCRELGIGVLDPGEVTRLDLAVDGADELTPDLALTKGGGGAHLREKVVASLADRFVVIATPDKVVDRLGDTFPVPVEVVPFAVPSVTRELEALGLEVRVRGGADSYRTDNGNAVLDCRLDGGFEDPEVADLAIAMLTGVAATGLFNGLATDAILGRADGGVERLPA; translated from the coding sequence GTGAGCGACGCAGGGAAACGTGCGGCGGGCGAGGCAGCGGCCGCGATGGTCGAGGACGGGATGCGGCTCGGGCTCGGCACCGGGTCGACGGTCGCGTTCTTCCTCGATGCGCTCGGTGCCCGCGGGCTGGCGGTCAGCGGGGTCCCGACATCGGACTGGACCGCACAGCGGTGCCGCGAGCTCGGGATCGGCGTGCTCGATCCCGGTGAGGTCACCCGGCTCGACCTCGCCGTGGACGGTGCCGACGAACTGACCCCGGACCTCGCCCTCACCAAGGGCGGTGGCGGCGCTCACCTGCGCGAGAAGGTGGTGGCGAGCCTCGCCGACCGGTTCGTGGTGATCGCCACGCCCGACAAGGTCGTCGACCGGCTCGGTGACACCTTCCCGGTCCCGGTCGAGGTGGTGCCCTTCGCGGTGCCATCGGTCACGCGCGAGCTGGAGGCGCTCGGCCTCGAGGTGCGGGTGCGGGGTGGCGCGGACAGCTACCGCACCGACAACGGCAACGCCGTGCTGGACTGCCGCCTCGACGGCGGGTTCGAGGACCCGGAGGTGGCCGACCTCGCGATCGCGATGTTGACCGGGGTGGCGGCGACCGGCCTGTTCAACGGCCTGGCGACCGACGCCATCCTCGGGCGGGCCGACGGTGGGGTCGAGCGCCTACCCGCGTGA
- a CDS encoding HAD family hydrolase — MSSPGPAPGDTGEIPLDVPDPFDELEELVNGDGVPDPDGPAPRIVVFDIGEVLIDETRVWSVWADILGVTPLTFAAVLGAAIVQGEDHEVVFPAIAPNVEWRDFEDEHERRYGGFREQDLHGDVRGCLSELRELGFTVVVAGNQPARRTAQLQALGLPCDDLVISAELGVEKPDPAFFTALLRRCATSDPSDLLYVGDRVDNDVVAAADAGLRTCWLRRGPWGHLQELPDEVTPDLVLEGLGELPLLLEGWRAG, encoded by the coding sequence GTGAGCAGCCCCGGGCCCGCACCGGGCGACACCGGCGAGATCCCCCTGGACGTCCCCGACCCCTTCGACGAGCTCGAGGAGCTGGTCAACGGTGACGGTGTCCCCGACCCGGACGGGCCTGCACCCCGGATCGTGGTGTTCGACATCGGCGAGGTCCTGATCGACGAGACGCGGGTCTGGTCGGTCTGGGCCGACATCCTCGGGGTGACGCCCCTGACCTTCGCCGCGGTGCTCGGCGCCGCGATCGTGCAGGGTGAGGACCACGAGGTCGTCTTCCCCGCGATCGCGCCCAACGTCGAGTGGCGCGACTTCGAGGACGAACACGAGCGCCGCTACGGCGGCTTCCGCGAGCAGGATCTGCACGGGGATGTCCGGGGATGCCTGAGTGAACTGCGCGAGCTCGGCTTCACCGTCGTCGTGGCCGGTAACCAACCGGCACGCCGGACCGCGCAGCTGCAGGCGCTCGGCCTGCCCTGTGACGATCTGGTGATCTCCGCGGAGCTCGGGGTCGAGAAGCCGGACCCGGCGTTCTTCACCGCACTGCTGCGGCGCTGTGCGACCAGCGACCCGAGCGATCTGCTCTACGTCGGCGACCGCGTCGACAACGACGTGGTCGCTGCAGCGGACGCGGGGTTGCGCACCTGCTGGCTGCGCCGGGGGCCGTGGGGCCACCTGCAGGAGCTCCCCGACGAGGTCACCCCTGATCTGGTCCTGGAGGGGCTCGGTGAGCTGCCCCTGCTGCTCGAGGGGTGGCGGGCCGGCTGA
- a CDS encoding D-alanine--D-alanine ligase family protein encodes MTRRIAVLSGGLSLEREVSLRSGTRVADALADRGHEVERLDVDADLVPNLERGGFDVVFLALHGSAGEDGTIQSLLELAGLPYTGPDVLASSLAWNKPIAQGLYARAGLTVPDRVTLSQQAFREMGAVSVVDRVAAALGSPLVVKPATGGSSLGLTIVEDPSRLPQAIVGAFSYADSVLIEAFVEGTEVAVTVLDGRALPAVEIQPKDGTYDFAARYTAGATEFHVPARLDDAVTAACEDVAVTAERAIGGRHICRADLIVTPDGVPTMLELDTSPGLTETSLVPLAAHAAGLAFGDLCETLVELAASRRGTSPTAGRSGARA; translated from the coding sequence ATGACGCGCCGCATCGCCGTCCTCTCGGGCGGTCTGTCCCTCGAGCGCGAGGTCAGCCTCCGTTCGGGGACCCGCGTGGCCGACGCGCTCGCCGACCGCGGCCACGAGGTCGAACGCCTCGACGTCGACGCCGACCTCGTGCCGAACCTGGAGCGCGGCGGGTTCGACGTGGTGTTCCTCGCCCTGCACGGATCCGCGGGTGAGGACGGCACCATCCAGTCGCTGCTCGAGCTGGCCGGCCTGCCCTACACCGGCCCCGACGTGCTGGCCTCGTCGCTGGCGTGGAACAAGCCGATCGCACAGGGCCTGTACGCCCGTGCCGGGCTGACCGTCCCCGACCGGGTGACCCTCTCCCAGCAGGCGTTCCGCGAGATGGGTGCCGTCTCCGTGGTCGACCGCGTGGCCGCGGCGCTCGGTTCCCCGTTGGTGGTCAAGCCCGCCACCGGCGGCTCGTCGCTCGGCCTGACCATCGTCGAGGATCCGTCCCGCCTCCCCCAGGCCATCGTGGGCGCGTTCTCGTACGCCGACTCGGTCCTGATCGAGGCGTTCGTCGAGGGCACCGAGGTGGCCGTCACCGTGCTCGACGGTCGTGCCCTGCCCGCGGTCGAGATCCAGCCCAAGGACGGCACGTACGACTTCGCGGCCCGTTACACCGCCGGGGCGACCGAGTTCCACGTGCCCGCACGCCTCGACGACGCGGTGACCGCCGCGTGCGAGGACGTCGCCGTCACCGCCGAACGAGCCATCGGCGGGCGCCACATCTGCCGCGCCGACCTCATCGTGACCCCCGACGGGGTGCCCACCATGCTGGAGCTCGACACCTCACCGGGGTTGACCGAGACCTCCCTGGTGCCGCTGGCAGCCCACGCTGCCGGTCTGGCCTTCGGTGACCTGTGCGAGACCCTGGTCGAGCTCGCGGCCTCCCGTCGCGGTACTTCCCCGACCGCCGGTCGCTCGGGCGCGCGCGCGTGA